tatatttttaagctactatacatgtgatatttGAGTTTTACAAAtttaccagatcatgcagttttacatactattattatagttttacgactcggtcgccacacacttgtaatagcatatttccacttactgagcgtcgcctcaccccattattttattatttttcaggtgagccagttaggtgagcagatcaggctcgcagatagggAGTTTACctgattaccctggttgtagggtgagtttttgacagagtttgtatttttgggatagacGATGCTGGAGGAATTTATGTTATATGGTTATGGTCTATATATATCGGAtactggtattgtatagtatatatggttatatgatttatgtttctactgcttaggtatggatataaatatatataaaatgaatgagaaattttgaggatgttacattgaTAGCTTAAATTCCAAATAAGTGACCAAAAGAAAGCTCAACAGATTAAattttgacaaatcttatgaaagcttaaagaatgttgaagctcaaaaTCAAGGTGGACTCAAaggaagacatacatgaagacttcacatttcaaatgtttaagtcttaagaaaagtcttatgtaagtacttcaatttaaaatcaatatggatgttttgaagctcttaggaatgattattgacttagagacccatttttaaaatacttggaaaatattttttaaggtaaaaagttatttcaaaggttaaaattatttttgaaatgaaaagcaccttacatctgcattgatgaacaattttttctataaaaaactTCTCACATTAAAATGTGTCTAACATGAAATTTGTgagattttatcttagctttctgttgataccaagaaagtTCAAATCGGAGTTGTATAgtgaaagttatacccaaaatactgaaggATTGTTGAAGCAGACAACACCTCTTTTTGAAAGGTGAGCGATTTTCCAAATTTAAGATAAAGTAGCATGGgaaacttttcaaaattgtttgcttgagcttcaaattttgtataaacttagtaattactccaagtaaacttaggcaacaagaaattacttttataactttataaatacatggaaaactaaaatatttttacacaagtacttacaatctagcaatcaaagtctctaattccCAAAGCTCTCTTACTCACACATCTTTGTTGAAGTTCTACTGAATTCCTGCTGATACAACCACTCGGTTCGTGTGCTCTTACTAAGTTTCATgcaatctaaagaagaacccagtgattaatttcttgagctttaaattcattatttattgatatttaatttgaagtatatcagtgctctaacttgtactaataagctctattgtgagagtttctttgtacacaaaaatttattcttatttcttgttgttttgatggttcaggttgttgaatcgttggtttaccaagcgtggggtattgcttggagaggagggctctattcTATTTGAATGAGTGTGTAAAATGTTTGCTCCGCCCAATTAAGGGAGCGatatagtgaatccttgggcggtgtacctaaggcgaggacataggcgggtatagccgaacctcataaaaatcttggtgtcactctcttccctattctctttaaattacaacacatataaactgtgtggatgcttatttgaattgctggatattaatttgcttttgggaattgtggaaaccataagaaagtacgttgattaatcaatattattgcggaaaccacaaaggagtacgttgattgattaataccaaagctcattaatatattgattggttacatacttaaaatcaagatacttatttgatatcgatatttgaatttttggaagcttggttgatttttctatttttgtgataTCAAGCTAACTTCATTGACTGGATTGAATatcaattgtacttgtgaagCTGTTGTGTTTAAAGAGTATGATTGCAAATTAACTCTAATTGAAAAAGGGGTTAactcttaactaaaggaacttgtaaaaaaaaggaatttcaaagaaaattttaaaaacccaattccccccccctcttgggagtatacctaacttttcacaggaaatatatatatatatatatatatatatatatatatatatatttctggatATTCTAGTGTATGGAAATGGGGATTTTGAATCATGTTTATTATAGGTATACATTTTTGGGAAAACGGAtatattgagttgattaaatCTTAGAAGATGATGATTCTTTTAATTttcagtaatatatatattctaggcagttattaaattatgaattatcaaccaaattgtgtgacatgagtatataCTGATCTtagaaaatattgtaaaaattatgaaattatgatatgagtACAGACAGTTGTGTGCCGAATACAGATGGTTGTGTGCTGAGTACAAATGGTTGTGTGCCGATTACAGATGACTGTGTGCCGATTATAGATGGCTGGGTGTCGAGTTATGAAATAATGGTCTTATGAAGAGTTATGAAATgatagattttatacagaattgtgtttatatcaaattttatacaaatttatgaaaaatgtGATAATGTTACAGTTGGactatatgaaatgtattatatggtagtagaaccggttggcctaacaagacttacaaatcttattttgatgataaaaaatcaagggaacttaacatattttggttaagtgatgatgtttcaggaatcaagcatataagttcaagatcaagtgctcacaagctTTGTTGAATGATTATACTCCAAAGACAAGaggtcaaatgaaagcttaaagcaTACTTAAAGGATTTAAAGATAGAAAAATCTAATGAAACTTAAagcatattgaagcttgaagacaaaatgGACataagaaagacaagcatgaagacttagtgcgtagaatgtttaagtcttaaagattcttatgtaagtacttcatttaatgttgatatggatgcattgaagctgttaggtttcattattgacttagagatcaaattttgaaaaccccgaaaaatattttcaaaagtttcaaaacaatatgacaagtataaaaattaacaaaagtttttggaaatgAATTTGAAAAAGCATATGTTGTGGTAAGTTTAGGCGACTAACCTGGTTTGGTCAGGCGATTGtacttttatgttgaaataaattGGTAACACAGAACAAGCTTagtcgactgaccccattctgacaTTGAAATTTCTATGGTTTTTAAAAGCACAAGCGGTTGACCCCGATATTGCAGTCGACTATACTTCGTAATGGTCAAATTTAAACAGCgaagaaaagtttttaaatttaatttcttggaccccaaattttatgaaacttgggaaatactcaaagcaacttggggaacacgaaatagaagcTTTTTTAATCTATAAATACATAGGACACGAAGGGATTTCATACACCAACAAATTGCAATCAACATTCAAGCAATATTGTTCATACTCTTTAAACTCTCACTGCATACACTCAGTTGAAGTTTTCTTATTGAAATTCTTGCTGATCAAATCACACGGTTCTTTGCTCACTTACTaagaaattcaaatctaaaagagAACCTAGTGATAAATTTtcgagcttcaattctttctatattgatatttaattgaagtattttctgttgtgcattcaattgtactaataagctcttttgagagtgtcattgtacacaaattgtatcttGTTGTTTTTAacggttcaggttgttgaatcgttggactaacGAGAGGGGATTCTTGCTAGGAAGATTCGTTGACGGTTCAGGGGATTGGAACGTTGTACTAACGAGAGgagattcttgttagagaggttgtaactttggcctgataaaaaagttggaaaggaaaatcctcactatggtttgcttggggcaaggacataggtcTTGGACCGAACCTTGTATAAATACAGTGTCACTCTCCTTAtgttactctctttaattttctacatttataaattgcatggatgcttagttaattgttggaaattaatttgactttgataATTGCAGAAACAttgattaaagaaagtacgttgattgcaaaaatcttgattaaaggaagtatgttgataaatatcaaagtacaTTAATAGATTTAAACgcaagtaacttgtttgatatctaaatttgaatttttgaaggcttattgaaaattttattttattgaaatcaaGCTTATCTTATTTATTGGATTAAATTTTGGTCATTGCAAGCCAACTATACTTGTGTAATTGAGATTGGTTAAAGTTAAAAGGATTTCTTAATCATTGTGGTTGTGGGTGATAGCTGAAAAGAAAAGTTAGGGATCAAAACtaactaaaggaacttataaAAAAGAATTTgtgaagaaattttttaattccaattcacccccctattgggaatacaccttacttttcaattggtatcagagcggggttgtagtaaatcttaaattagaagctacataaagatttataaggcacacctaggtgtatctccctttgctaAAGGTCAATCCTCTtttagaccacctattttctacaGTGTAATCTACagcttttggaaacaaagaataagaatttacttacaaactatggattggaaagcatggaaagttgtcacacaaggCGACCTCATCCCCACCAAaattgtggatggtaaagaaatacttaaagaggaaaaagagatgaccgacaatgaccataagatgttgcaagtaaattcaagtgctataaaggcattatttttgcttttgatgtaaatgaattcaatagggtcatgacttgTAAATCAGCCAAAAATATGGaataaattagaggtaacctatgaaggaatgattgatgttagagatagtagaattggcatgctcacaagtgagtatgtttaggatgaatccagatgaaactattaatagtatgtacactaggttcactcatataataattTCCCTCAATTctttaggaaaaaattactcaacctatgagatgattcgaaaaatcttcagaggacttcctccaatataggaacctaaggccactgctatagcagaaggaagaaacttgaaaaatacttccctagatgaattgataggttcgctcctcacatatgaaatgactatAAACAAAAGAAATTATGAATATAACAAAACCAAGTAACTAATAGCCCTTAAAGCTGCTAAAGAAAGTTCtagagaagatgaagaagacaatgaattaaatgatgatgatatagccttgATCACTACAagacttggattttttttttttttaaagaataagAAGTTCCCTCGAAAGTTTAAAAGTTCTAAATCTGacaaaggggaaacaagtaaaaaggaaactaaaaatgaacccgctacttgttataattgtaagaaagttgggcatattaaaccagattATCCACTACTGGAGaaagacaaagaagaagaagaagaagaagaagaataagaaactacatgggatgatacaagctcaagtgaaacaaaggatgaatcaagtgatcaagaagtggcaaACATCTGCTTCATGACGAGAGATGTTGAGGTAATTTCCTACACTAGTTCATCTAAAGGATCCAGTGATGAATTTTGTAGTGATTCACATGATAACATGCCTtcatataaagaaattcaagTTGAACTATTTACCTTACATAATAGGTTTATAAAAGTAACTAAGAGAaacatagccttgaaagaacaaaatgaaaagttTAAAAACCAACTAGAAATTTCAATatctgttgaaaaagaaaaagactcatatattgatgatcttatgaagaaaataaatgagatgtctcaagaTTTAGTAAAATTACAAGTGAATGGTGAAAGTAAAAAAGGAGTTAGAAATAAAAAAccttaaaagtaaagttgaggataaagaaaaaatcatctacaattttactagaggaaaagaaaactttgaaaatgGTTGGACATCAAAAGATGACTtgtgataaagaaggaattggattcaatggaattaaaagtaaaaagaaaaagaacttatacatgggatatttcgtaaaggaatcaaaacactatgcaagcacatcttctacaaatgcttatgaacacactacatgcttcttatgtaagaaaaaaggacatataaaatttgaatgtctacttaaaaagaaatatgtcaaaatcaagaatgaatggaagaTCAACATTAAAGATAaacatgacttaaaaagaatgaagaaggtttgggtaccaaaagtaacaccttgaattattcttgtaggtgtgctttaggaccactccatcaaaggacaagtggtacttagACAACGAGTgttcacgacacatgaccggggataaaacaaaattcaccaccctaatgcaaaaagatggagggtatgtcacctacgatgacaatgctaaaggtaaaattattggaattggaaaaataggtaaaaaattttctttaaccattgataatgtgttgttagtagaaggattaaagcacaatctattaagtataagtcagtTAAGTGATAAAGggatttgacataatctttaagcaagataaatgcatagttgaaaaacCAGAAAAACATGATGTTATATTCACTGATTAtagagttaataatgtatattgtataaaccttgaaaatctagTTTCTCAATAGGTCACATGCTTAgtagccatgaatgaagccagttggctatgacatagaagATTAGGGCATGCAAGTATAGATCtattatcaaaattatctaaaaagaaATTAGTCAAATGTCTACCtagcacaaaattcataaaagacaaaatctgtgatgcttgtcaacttgggaagcaaactaagacaagctttaaaaagaaaaaaatgtattTCAACTAGTAGACCTTTAGACCTTATtcatttagacttatttggtcctactaggaTACAAAGTATAGGAGAAAAGCAATATGCTtatgtcatagttgatgactactctaggtttacgtGGGTACTTTTCTTAGCTTCAAAAGATGAAACATGCAAAATGTTAATAAATTTGtgcaaaagacttcaaaatgaaaaaagatatgatgttttaaatataaggagtgatcaaggaagagagtttaataataaagaagttgaaaaattctgtaatgaacatgaaataaatcataattttttagcacctcaAACTcttcaacaaaatggagttgtagaaagaaagaatagatctctcCAAGAAATGGTTAAGATCCTGCtcaatgaacataaactacctaaatatGTTTGGGTTGAAGCGGTAAATAtcgcatgttatgtaatgaatagagtttccataagatcaagtttaaataaaatctcgtatgaactatggaaaggaagaagacctaatatttctcattttcatatatttgggTGCAAGTGCTTtatattgaatgataaagatgacttaggaaaattcgatataaaatcagatgaaggaatattcttaggatatgcattaaaaagCAAGACAtatgctttgactctttaagcttcataagatttgaatgatccttatgagcatttaACTTTGTATTCATATACTTCAATGTTAAGtttatcttatttgttatcatcaagataagattttaagtcttataGGACCAACACTTTTGACCTTAAAAATTTGCACAACGTGACACTAAATTTATTTGTTAATGGGGAAAAGATTAAGCTTAAATTTTCTTATTTACTCAACAAATCTAAATGCTTATGAGCCACCAAACTATTCACAAACAACATTTTgaatgtttaaaaattattaaaatatcacTTTACCTAAACATTTAAGCTATTAGGTTACAGGCCAagaatgtatatcaagttttaacactccctTATTTTATAACCTATTCACGTATAATTCTTCGTTAGATTCTagtgaaaaaaaagaagaaaagaataatacTATTTATCATGTGTTCATATAACGCTTAGAGAAAGGAGGAGGGATTTGTGCGTTGCAGCTCTTCCTTTGCTCGATGCTTGGCCCATTATGATTTCGTTACAAGCGCCTTTTTCAAattaaaagagaaggaagaaagaaaaagaatatgACAAATGAGCATATCGCAGTTAACACGAACGAACTGCTTGGACACGGATATCTCTGTCTCACCAAGTAATGGCATATATGGCCACATATTATTGGACGAGTGCACATCCAGATACGATGCCTTCTTTTCACAGAGACATCAGGAGAGAAATTGAGAGGCCGAGCTTGAAAGAAGGGAAGAACAGTAACAGAAATAGAAGAAAACTGGTGACCATTCAAACTCATCAACCCCCATATTTGGCTTTTGTTCTCCTCATCACCGGTCAACCAGAGCCACTGAACATCCTTCCTCTTCCCTTTCCCACTACTACTCCATGTATCTTCTCCATCCTTAACTTCAATTCATCATGTACGCACCTCCTTTCAATTAATTAACGTCTGATCGATCTGCCATTTGAATCCCCATCCATCTcctattttaatttaattactttgattttaattttcattaaaaaaaaaaagaaaccatcGTCCCATCATCCATCTCAAATTCTTAATTTCTTTACGCAGGAAAAAATGATCATATACAACTAAAGATCCAAACCACGAGAAAACACCCAGATGGCGAGTTCCCCCAGCCCAACCAAGAAACTGTCAGCGTCGGCGTCGACCGCCGGCCGGCCACCTCAGGCAGTGAAATTCGCTCGCCGGACGTCGAGCGGCCGCGTCGTCAGCCTGTCGCGGGACGACGACTTGGACATGTCCGGCGAGTTCGCGGGCCCCAGTGACTACATCAACTACACGGTGCTGATGCCGCCGACGCCGGACAACCAGCCAGGTGCCGACGCGTCGTCGTCGGACTCGAAGCCCGACGGAGCGGGATCTTACGGGTCGTCGTCTCGGTTCGGGTCTGATTCGCAGCGGGTGGGAATGGGGGGCCGGCGGGCGGGGGAGGGGGGCGGGGGTATGGGTAATAAAATGGATCGGAGCATGTCCATAATGAATTCGAACAAGTCGATACTGCTGAGGAGTCAGACGGGGGACTTTGATCACAACCGTTGGTTGTTCGAGTCGAAGGGAACGTACGGCATCGGGAACGCGTTCTGGTCGGAGGAGGAGGATCCGTATGGGCCGGATGGTGGGGTGTCCATGTCCGATTTTATGGAGAAGCCCTGGAAGCCACTCACCCGCAAACTAAGAGTTCCTGCTGCCATTCTCAGCCCATACAGGTGCCTCCCAATTACTACACTATCTTCAATAAATTATTAGTTTTCCTTAAAAagaattattatcattatcattgttaATATTAATTTAAGTTCATGTAATATTCCACCCTGTGTTACTTAAAAGAGAAATACTTataataaataattcatttagaTTGTAATCTACCCATTATTTGATGTTATGTTAATATTTATTTCTAAGTCTAAACTTATTTTGCCTcttattttcatgaaatttgaGCATTGAAATTTTTTAACATTATAATTTTTCTTTAATCTTTCGAATCTTGCAAGGTTCGAGTTTATCAATTTAAATCTGATATGGATCAAGTTAGAACGTAAGCATTATTAAATTTTGAATAAGCTCTAATAAAAAAGTTAAAGATTTGACTGAATCTTGCTTTTAAATTGGTAAATTTAAAATTGATAGAATACTTGAATATAAATAAAATTACCTTGTGCAAggtgcatatttaatttttttgatatAAAGTTTTAATTTGTTAggcttaattaattttttttttcaccgATATAGAAGACCCCTAAATAATCATTTACAAAAATTACTTATTCAATGTATAACACTATAACTCAAATTATTCAATGTATAACACTATAACTCAAATAACAAGTATTTTTTTATGGGAAAAATTTATCACCAAGGCCATGTCAATAAaagataaatttaatttattatttattttttagttggGGAAGTCTATGGCAAATCTTTTGCAGTCTAACTTCAAGAACCGACCGAGTTTGAACATAAGAATGGTGAAGTTTTGAATATCCAAAATCtgatatatttgaataaaaaataattaaaagtacatgctttattttattttcttttattttgaaaCTCTGTGCggttaattaataatttaatacttAAGTAATATATTGTGGAGTGACTGTGAACATGCAGGTTACTGATGGTAGTGCGTCTTGTAGTTCTGTTTTTGTTCCTGTCATGGCGGCTTCGAAACCCAAACCCGGACGCCCTGTGGTTGTGGGGAATGTCGACGGTGTGCGAGATATGGTTCGCCTTCTCATGGGTTCTGGACCAGCTCCCCAAGATCAACCCCGTAAACCGCTCCACCGACCTCGCCGCCCTCGCCGAGAAGTTCGACCAGCCCTCCCCCTCCAATCCCACCGGCCGCTCCGACCTCCCCGGCGTCGACGTATTCGTCTCCACCGCCGACCCGGAAAAGGAACCCCCTCTCGTGACCGCCAACACCATCCTCTCCATCCTCGCCGCCGACTACCCCATCGAGAAGCTCTCCTGCTACATCTCCGACGACGGCGGCGCCATCCTCACCTTCGAGGCCATGGCCGAGGCCGTCAAGTTTGCTGAGGTGTGGGTACCTTTCTGCCGGAAGCACAAAATCGAGCCAAGGAATCCCGACAGCTACTTCAACTTGAAGACGGATCCCACCAAGAACAAGAAAGTGCAGGACTTCGTGAAGGACCGGCGGTGGATCAAGCGAGAGTACGACGAATTCAAGGTCAGGATTAACGGCCTCCCGGAATCGATACGCAGGCGGTGCGAAGCTTACAACTCCAGGGAGGAAATAAAGGAGAAGAAATTGGCCAGAGAAAAGAACGGGGGAGCACTGCCGGCGGAGCCGATCAAGGTGACCAAGGCTACATGGATGGCGGACGGCACCCACTGGCCAGGCGCCTGGTACAATCCCTCCGCCGATCACTCCAAGGGAGATCACGCTGGGATATTACAGGTGATGGTAAAGGTGCCGGAGAACGATCCGGTGATGGGGCATGCAGACGAGAAGGCGTTGGATTTCACGGGGGTTGACATTAGGCTGCCCATGTTTGCGTACGTGTCGAGGGAGAAGAGGCCTGGTTACAACCACAACAAGAAGGCGGGAGCCATGAACGCCATGGTTAGAGCTTCCGCCATACTCTCCAATGGGCCCTTCATACTCAACTTGGATTGCGACCATTACTTCTACAACTCCATGGCAATCAGGGAGGGAATGTGCTTCATGATGGATCGCAGCGGCGACCGCGTTTGCTACGTTCAGTTCCCCCAGAGATTCGAAGGCATCGACCCATCCGATCGTTACGCCAACCATAACACCGTCTTCTTCGACGGTACGTAATTCATGCTTCTGAGAAATTATATTTATACGGGGGACCTCCACTGTATAATTTGTCCATGTTTCTGCCCTATTACTACCATAATCTATTAACTACCAAATGATAATTAGTTTACTTTCGTGGGAATGCGGTTACATACCCTTTAGACTTTTGAGattattttgtaaaataaaaaatatcaaaccTAAACtgaaattttccatttttttaatagtatatatctttataaaattttaaaagttataaGGGTACTCCTTCAGCTGTGaaaaaaatagttttcattttttg
This genomic stretch from Malania oleifera isolate guangnan ecotype guangnan chromosome 3, ASM2987363v1, whole genome shotgun sequence harbors:
- the LOC131151777 gene encoding cellulose synthase-like protein D1, which gives rise to MASSPSPTKKLSASASTAGRPPQAVKFARRTSSGRVVSLSRDDDLDMSGEFAGPSDYINYTVLMPPTPDNQPGADASSSDSKPDGAGSYGSSSRFGSDSQRVGMGGRRAGEGGGGMGNKMDRSMSIMNSNKSILLRSQTGDFDHNRWLFESKGTYGIGNAFWSEEEDPYGPDGGVSMSDFMEKPWKPLTRKLRVPAAILSPYRLLMVVRLVVLFLFLSWRLRNPNPDALWLWGMSTVCEIWFAFSWVLDQLPKINPVNRSTDLAALAEKFDQPSPSNPTGRSDLPGVDVFVSTADPEKEPPLVTANTILSILAADYPIEKLSCYISDDGGAILTFEAMAEAVKFAEVWVPFCRKHKIEPRNPDSYFNLKTDPTKNKKVQDFVKDRRWIKREYDEFKVRINGLPESIRRRCEAYNSREEIKEKKLAREKNGGALPAEPIKVTKATWMADGTHWPGAWYNPSADHSKGDHAGILQVMVKVPENDPVMGHADEKALDFTGVDIRLPMFAYVSREKRPGYNHNKKAGAMNAMVRASAILSNGPFILNLDCDHYFYNSMAIREGMCFMMDRSGDRVCYVQFPQRFEGIDPSDRYANHNTVFFDGNMRALDGLQGPVYVGTGCMFRRFALYGFHPPRANEYSGVFGQNKNPAQMQQAGEMEDSDTQPLTGHPDLNLPMKFGNSTMFTDSIPVAEYQGRPLADHSSVKNGRPPGALLLPRPPLDAPTVAEAVAVISCWYEDKTEWGDRIGWIYGSVTEDVVTGYRMHNRGWRSVYCITKRDAFRGTAPINLTDRLHQVLRWATGSVEIFFSRNNPVLASPRLKFLQRIAYLNVGIYPFTSIFLVVYCFLPALSLLSGHFIVQTLNTAFLLYLLTITVTLTMLSLLEVKWSGVGLEEWWRNEQFWVIGGSSAHLAAVLQGLLKVIAGIEISFKLTSKSAAEDEDDIFADLYAVKWTSLFIMPLTIIVVNIVAVVIGFSRTIYSVIPEWSKLLGGIFFSFWVLAHMYPFAKGLMGRRGKVPTIVYVWSGLVSITVSLLWISISPPTGSSNASGGNVSV